One genomic segment of Hypanus sabinus isolate sHypSab1 unplaced genomic scaffold, sHypSab1.hap1 scaffold_983, whole genome shotgun sequence includes these proteins:
- the LOC132390601 gene encoding S-antigen protein-like, producing MVGRTLPGPGSNEHMEVTGPGSNERIEVTGPGSNERMEVTGPGSNERIEVTGPGSNERMEVTGPGSNERMEVTGPGSNERMEVTGLGSNERMEVTGLGSNEHIEVTGPGSNKRIEVMGLGSNERIEVRGPGSNEHIEVTGPGSNERIEVMGPESNECMEVTGLGSNERIEVTGPGSNEHIEVARPRSNERIEVARPGSNERIEVARPGSNERIEVARPGSNEPRCSVTLSKARLKWGTGSVCSG from the coding sequence atggttgggaggactttaccaGGGCCCGGGTCCAATGAGCATATGGAAGTGACGGGGCCCGGGTCCAATGAGCGTATTGAAGTGACGGGGCCCGGGTCCAATGAGCGTATGGAAGTGACGGGGCCCGGGTCCAATGAGCGTATTGAAGTGACGGGGCCTGGGTCCAATGAGCGTATGGAAGTGACGGGGCCCGGGTCCAATGAGCGTATGGAAGTGACGGGGCCTGGGTCCAATGAGCGTATGGAAGTGACGGGGCTTGGGTCCAATGAGCGTATGGAAGTGACGGGGCTCGGGTCCAATGAGCATATTGAAGTGACGGGGCCCGGGTCCAATAAGCGTATTGAAGTGATGGGGCTCGGGTCCAATGAGCGTATTGAAGTGAGGGGGCCCGGGTCCAATGAGCATATTGAAGTGACGGGGCCCGGGTCCAACGAGCGTATTGAAGTGATGGGGCCCGAGTCCAATGAGTGTATGGAAGTGACGGGGCTCGGGTCCAATGAGCGTATTGAAGTGACGGGGCCTGGGTCCAATGAGCATATTGAAGTGGCGAGGCCCAGGTCCAACGAGCGTATCGAAGTGGCGAGGCCCGGGTCCAACGAGCGTATTGAAGTGGCGAGGCCCGGGTCCAATGAGCGTATTGAAGTGGCGAGGCCCGGGTCCAATGAGCCCAG